One Manihot esculenta cultivar AM560-2 chromosome 6, M.esculenta_v8, whole genome shotgun sequence DNA segment encodes these proteins:
- the LOC110617271 gene encoding transmembrane 9 superfamily member 11, with translation MDYFSHLKIWILALSMIFQSVYGFYLPGSYPHKYNVGESLSVKVNSITSIDTEMPFSYYSLPFCQPAEGIKDSAENLGELLMGDRIENSPYRFKMHVNESEIFLCRTDPLSADNFKLLKERIDEMYQVNLILDNLPAIRYTKKDAYLLRWTGYPIGIKVQDAYYVFNHLKFTVLVHKYEEANMARVMGTGDGAEVIPTIGNGGSDIPGYMVVGFEVVPCNFMHNVQSVKNSKMYDKYPSPIKCDPTTVSMPIKENEPIVFTYEVTFEESDIKWPSRWDAYLKMEGSKVHWFSIMNSLMVITFLAGIVLVIFLRTVRRDLTRYEELDKEAQAQMNEELSGWKLVVGDVFRAPTNASLLCVMVGDGVQILGMAVVTILFAALGFMSPASRGTLITGMLLFYMILGIAAGYVAVRLWRTIGCGDHKGWMSVSWRSACFFPGIAFFILTMLNFLLWGSHSTGAIPISLFIILILLWFCISVPLTLIGGYFGAKAPHIEYPVRTNQIPREIPAQKYPSWLLVLGAGTLPFGTLFIELFFIMSSIWMGRVYYVFGFLLIVFILLVVVCAEVSLVLTYMHLCVEDWKWWWKSFFASGSVAIYIFLYSINYLVFDLKSLSGPVSATLYLGYSLLMVLAIMFATGTVGFLSSFWFVHYLFSSVKLD, from the coding sequence ATGGACTATTTTTCTCATCTTAAGATCTGGATCTTGGCCCTTAGCATGATATTCCAATCCGTATATGGATTTTACCTTCCTGGTAGCTACCCCCACAAATACAATGTCGGTGAATCTTTATCCGTGAAAGTGAATTCCATCACTTCTATTGATACCGAGATGCCATTTAGCTATTACAGTCTGCCCTTTTGCCAGCCTGCAGAGGGTATCAAGGATAGTGCTGAAAATCTCGGTGAGCTCCTTATGGGAGATAGGATTGAGAATTCCCCATATAGGTTTAAGATGCATGTGAATGAGAGTGAGATCTTTTTGTGTCGAACCGACCCCTTGTCTGCTGATAACTTTAAGCTTTTGAAGGAGAGGATTGATGAGATGTATCAGGTTAATTTGATTCTTGATAATTTGCCGGCAATAAGGTATACTAAGAAGGATGCATACTTGTTGAGGTGGACAGGATACCCTATTGGAATTAAGGTTCAGGATGCATATTATGTGTTTAACCATTTGAAGTTTACAGTTCTTGTTCATAAGTATGAAGAGGCCAATATGGCACGTGTGATGGGGACTGGAGATGGTGCTGAGGTTATTCCGACAATTGGGAACGGAGGATCTGATATTCCAGGGTACATGGTTGTGGGATTTGAAGTGGTACCTTGCAACTTCATGCATAATGTTCAGTCCGTGAAGAACTCGAAAATGTATGACAAATACCCATCTCCAATCAAGTGCGATCCCACCACTGTGTCAATGCCAATTAAGGAAAATGAGCCAATTGTTTTTACCTATGAGGTCACATTTGAAGAGAGTGATATCAAGTGGCCATCAAGATGGGATGCTTATTTGAAGATGGAAGGGTCAAAGGTCCATTGGTTCTCAATCATGAATTCTCTGATGGTTATCACCTTCCTTGCTGGTATTGTCCTTGTCATTTTCTTGAGGACTGTGAGACGGGATCTGACTCGTTATGAGGAGCTTGACAAGGAGGCTCAAGCACAGATGAATGAGGAGTTATCTGGGTGGAAACTTGTTGTGGGGGATGTTTTCCGTGCCCCAACCAATGCATCACTTCTTTGTGTTATGGTTGGAGATGGAGTTCAAATCCTTGGGATGGCAGTTGTGACAATCTTGTTTGCTGCTCTTGGATTCATGTCACCAGCTTCCCGTGGAACTCTTATTACAGGTATGCTTTTATTCTACATGATTCTGGGTATTGCAGCCGGCTATGTAGCAGTTCGTCTTTGGAGGACCATAGGATGTGGCGATCACAAAGGATGGATGTCAGTTTCCTGGAGGTCTGCTTGCTTTTTCCCTGGTATTGCCTTTTTTATCCTAACGATGCTGAATTTCCTACTGTGGGGTAGTCATAGCACAGGTGCCATTCCAATCTCTTTGTTTATCATTCTGATTCTGCTCTGGTTCTGCATTTCTGTTCCCCTTACCCTTATTGGAGGATACTTTGGGGCAAAGGCACCCCATATTGAATACCCAGTTCGAACCAACCAGATTCCTAGGGAAATACCAGCTCAAAAGTACCCATCTTGGCTTCTAGTTCTTGGTGCTGGAACTCTTCCCTTTGGTACACTTTTCATTGAGCTATTCTTTATCATGTCTAGCATATGGATGGGCCGAGTTTATTATGTTTTTGGGTTTCTCTTGATTGTTTTCATCCTTCTGGTTGTGGTTTGCGCCGAAGTATCCCTCGTTTTAACATACATGCATCTCTGTGTTGAGGACTGGAAATGGTGGTGGAAGTCCTTCTTTGCTTCCGGTTCAGTAGCCA